A window of Brettanomyces nanus chromosome 2, complete sequence contains these coding sequences:
- a CDS encoding uncharacterized protein (BUSCO:EOG09343ZPR), whose translation MGTSNRHKKQKQTDFTKRKLRVGKTARQKDNFTDTSFKAKSISLNQKKILSPSLNEEGALKKKLSILRKSTQNLNSRKEILAELLNALIKHYDSVSSHMDEILKISNILILDRSRKIREMNLELWKYLVDNGKISILILHLDTLLLFINSGMTHLSNGVRLDSLKYLDCLLSNTELSDLIVKSDWFKLLKNFMILMNWTTDNNNGKNLVVREGSSQLLEKDLARDRINELKVLEKLLLAGCTDHTQYNENGNGNPHQLSYNNIQIHAYTKYYMLPDKPNPYGGLKLFTEIKKIGSMESGDFQSVSTDDMVNRIKVLCEAFGDGLQKGLTELSKEENRELANKASNLITEYDRIRKEYISAA comes from the coding sequence ATGGGTACCTCCAATCGACAtaaaaagcaaaagcaaaCGGATTTTACCAAACGGAAACTTCGAGTGGGAAAGACAGCGCGTCAGAAAGATAACTTCACCGACACTTCATTCAAAGCAAAATCGATCTCGTtgaatcagaagaagattctgtCTCCGTCTTTGAATGAAGAGGGAGctctaaagaagaagctttctaTCCTAAGGAAGTCTACACAGAATTTAAACTCGAGGAAAGAGATTCTTGCTGAGCTATTGAACGCTTTAATCAAACATTATGACAGTGTTTCCAGCCATATGGATGAGATTCTTAAGATATCTAACATCTTGATCCTTGACAGGTCTCGAAAAATTAGGGAGATGAACCTTGAATTATGGAAGTATCTTGTTGATAATGGCAAGATAAGCATTCTTATACTTCACTTAGATACGCTACTTTTATTCATCAACTCTGGAATGACCCATTTGAGTAACGGTGTAAGGTTGGACAGTCTAAAGTATCTTGACTGTCTTCTCTCCAACACAGAACTATCAGATCTTATAGTGAAGTCCGATTGGTTTAAGTTACTAAAGAACTTTATGATTCTTATGAATTGGACCACTGATAATAATAACGGCAAGAATTTGGTGGTCAGAGAAGGTTCCTCGCAGTTGTTAGAGAAAGATCTTGCTAGAGATCGTATCAATGAGTTAAAAGTGTTGGAGAAGTTATTATTGGCTGGTTGTACTGACCATACGCAGTATAACGAAAACGGAAATGGCAATCCTCATCAACTATCGTACAACAATATTCAGATACATGCCTATACAAAGTACTACATGCTACCAGATAAACCTAATCCATATGGAGGGTTGAAACTATTTACAGAGATCAAAAAGATTGGTAGCATGGAAAGTGGTGATTTCCAGTCAGTTTCGACGGATGATATGGTGAACAGAATCAAGGTACTCTGTGAAGCCTTTGGCGATGGATTGCAAAAAGGGTTGACAGAGCTATCGAAGGAGGAGAACAGggaattggccaataaaGCTTCCAATCTAATAACTGAATATGATAGAATTAGAAAAGAGTATATTAGTGCCGCTTGA
- a CDS encoding uncharacterized protein (EggNog:ENOG41), with protein MEEDKKVQNKPNCSVCHDNVSKYQCPACGARTCSLNCFKRHKKQKECSGKSDVTLNKTKYLPKQHMDSNNIQRDYNFLMKMDRKLELGKEEASTNKIIIASKKRHRQNNRYHGGSNKRRPPPDSHSFDDLRNIITRRGVRIRQLPPGMSRNTNNKSGFDKQKGRYMWTLEWILVNEKFEEIDKIIGYKNDEDSKICEIIPFRRFTKKLGGDEETTNNQFKFFIESEDDKQTLIEVPSDESLSKTIGGRLFIEFPSIYVSLTDKFDKDALNGRVIKRDNSTEVEEPPFPEPISSDLPLARSPTVSEDADYCPSENYIP; from the coding sequence ATGGAAGAGGACAAAAAGGTACAGAATAAACCAAATTGCTCTGTTTGTCACGATAATGTGTCCAAATATCAATGTCCTGCATGTGGAGCACGCACCTGTTCATTGAACTGCTTTAAAAGACACaagaaacagaaggaaTGTTCAGGAAAGAGTGATGTTACACTTAATAAGACCAAATATCTTCCTAAACAGCATATGGATTCCAATAACATTCAGAGAGATTACAACTTTCTTATGAAGATGGATAGGAAATTGGAACTTGGCAAGGAAGAAGCCAGTACAAATAAAATTATTATAGCGTCCAAGAAAAGACATAGGCAGAATAATCGATATCATGGAGGCTCGAACAAAAGAAGGCCTCCCCCTGATAGCCATTCTTTTGATGATTTGAGAAATATAATCACCCGACGTGGGGTTAGAATAAGACAACTACCCCCAGGAATGAGTCGAAATACAAACAACAAATCAGGATTCGATAAGCAAAAGGGTAGATACATGTGGACATTGGAATGGATCTTGGTTaatgaaaagtttgaagagatagatAAGATAATAGGATATAAGAACGATGAAGATTCCAAAATTTGCGAGATTATTCCATTTAGAAGATTTACCAAGAAACTGggaggagatgaagaaacgACAAACAATCAGTTCAAATTCTTTATAGAgtcagaagatgataagcAGACTCTGATTGAGGTTCCCTCTGATGAATCATTGAGTAAAACTATTGGAGGACGCCTTTTCATTGAATTTCCAAGCATCTACGTGAGTCTCACGGATAAATTCGACAAGGACGCATTGAATGGAAGAGTAATTAAGAGGGATAACAGTACCGAAGTCGAAGAACCACCATTTCCGGAACCGATCTCTTCAGATCTTCCACTAGCGAGATCACCTACAGTTTCAGAGGATGCAGATTATTGTCCCTCGGAAAACTATATTCCTTAA
- a CDS encoding uncharacterized protein (BUSCO:EOG093434C7): MSLWADKYCPRTLDDLTYHEEISKKLKKLSSSGDFPHLLVYGPSGAGKKTRVMVLLRELYGSGAEKLKVDVKTFQTPSGRKLEFNVISSPYHLEITPSDMGNNDRIVIQDLLKDVGQTESIDFAGLLHNDDKKIVSNNKKKFKVVVINEAELLSRDAQAALRRTMEKFSANIRLILVCNSTSSIIDPIKSRTLAVRVGLATFKETSDVFQNILKHEHMADSSFPEDEVERQASFQKVYESAEGNLRMGIMMLEALYMNNEHVTCSTAMIRPDWQLVIDELARGIIKDRSVGKLQHTRSVLYELLAHAIPANLILKRLTLQLWHDLGEFAALKNKDETLTKVVDAASTFDERLSLGSKDIFHLEGFITRVMVIVEEELNGRT; encoded by the coding sequence ATGTCACTTTGGGCCGACAAATACTGTCCAAGAACCTTGGATGATCTTACTTATCATGAAGAAATTTcgaagaaattgaagaagctttcgTCGTCAGGAGACTTCCCACATTTACTAGTCTATGGACCTAGTGGAGCAGGTAAAAAGACGCGTGTTATGGTACTTCTTAGAGAGTTGTACGGTTCAGGAGCAGAGAAATTAAAAGTGGATGTGAAAACGTTTCAAACGCCAAGTGGTAGGAAATTGGAATTCAATGTGATCTCATCCCCGTACCACTTGGAAATTACTCCCAGTGATATGGGTAATAACGATAGAATTGTAATACAAGATCTTTTGAAGGACGTGGGACAAACTGAAAGTATTGACTTTGCAGGTTTATTGCACAACGATGACAAGAAAATTGTGAGTAAtaacaaaaagaagttcaaaGTGGTTGTCATTAACGAGGCAGAGCTATTGAGCCGAGATGCTCAAGCAGCATTGAGGCGAACCATGGAGAAGTTCTCGGCAAATATTCGTCTTATTTTGGTATGCAATTCTACATCGAGCATCATCGATCCAATCAAATCGCGTACCCTTGCCGTCAGAGTGGGTTTGGCCACTTTCAAAGAGACTAGTGACGTATTTCAAAACATATTGAAGCATGAACATATGGCTGATAGTTCTTTTCCCGAAGATGAAGTGGAAAGACAAGCTTCATTCCAGAAGGTGTATGAATCAGCTGAGGGAAATCTACGGATGGGTATTATGATGCTCGAGGCATTGTACATGAATAACGAACATGTTACATGTAGTACGGCGATGATTAGGCCGGACTGGCAGCTCGTTATAGATGAGCTGGCAAGAGGAATCATCAAAGATCGAAGCGTTGGAAAACTTCAGCATACACGGTCAGTTTTATACGAGTTATTGGCACATGCCATTCCTGCCaatttgattttgaaaagattaaCATTACAACTCTGGCATGATTTGGGGGAATTTGCTGCcttgaagaataaagacGAAACGTTGACCAAAGTGGTGGATGCAGCATCCACTTTTGATGAAAGATTGTCACTTGGATCCAAAGACATATTCCATTTAGAGGGATTCATCACTAGAGTTATGGTGATTGTGGAGGAGGAATTGAATGGACGTacatga
- a CDS encoding uncharacterized protein (BUSCO:EOG09344155~EggNog:ENOG41) gives MFSRALKSSLFLSSAYRPLTCKRFGHELAPRYKQVKKKQKGRVSVRTGSSDKGNSLSFGTYGMRLKTEGLRVTAPQLRAADNVLVKYVKKGNGKLWRRLCTNIAVCIKGNATRMGKGKGAFDHWTVRVPTGKVVFEVDGMHQKAAKDALRRACDKLPGVWEFIGKDTPIRIGLKSVKETEVTEVNYLEQLKENPTKNYLNYLKSKQSLYKEFAGRK, from the coding sequence ATGTTCTCTAGAGCACTTAAATCTTCCCTGTTTCTCTCAAGCGCTTATAGACCACTCACATGCAAAAGATTTGGCCATGAATTGGCACCAAGATACAAACaggtgaaaaagaagcaaaaaggACGGGTCTCTGTTAGGACAGGTTCCTCTGACAAGGGTAACAGCCTTTCTTTTGGAACTTATGGAATGCGGTTGAAAACTGAGGGACTAAGAGTTACGGCCCCGCAACTCCGAGCAGCTGATAACGTTTTGGTGAAGTATGTGAAGAAGGGAAATGGTAAACTTTGGAGGAGACTCTGTACCAATATCGCTGTATGTATCAAGGGTAACGCTACCCGTATGGGTAAGGGTAAGGGAGCATTTGATCATTGGACTGTTAGAGTTCCCACTGGTAAAGTTGTgtttgaagttgatggaaTGCACCAGAAGGCTGCTAAAGATGCTCTGCGTAGAGCATGTGATAAACTTCCTGGTGTCTGGGAGTTTATTGGAAAGGATACTCCCATCAGAATTGGTTTAAAGTCCGTCAAGGAGACTGAGGTTACTGAAGTTAACTACCTTGAACAACTCAAGGAGAACCCTACCAAAAATTATCTCAACTACTTGAAATCCAAGCAAAGTCTGTATAAGGAGTTTGCCGGAAGAAAGTAA
- a CDS encoding uncharacterized protein (BUSCO:EOG093428YC) gives MLSLKSSLRGLLDISSPAAFVAFAAHRSVSSTTKPSKITVLGETFKTDNWTNATPQILNLVGRDLYKNPDHPVGILKNLVEKRFQGLDYTFYDDFKPVVSTYENFDVLGFPQDHPGRSVHDSYYLDSKHLLRTHTSAHEHQCFQRCHTPGYFITGDVYRRDEIDRTHYPVFHQMEGARHWSRKDFITGEELLAQIQSDIDAIPKTSQKDLIVKDVSYDAVKNPKQKYMTMKETDLIGQHLKRTIELVVSEVFNAAKIAAKKAGSTEQYLNEPLKIRWVEAYFPWTSPSWEIEVWWKGEWLECCGCGVVREEVFQNSGKGSDTVGWAFGIGLDRIAMLLFDIPDIRLFWTLDSRFKNQFHEGQISLFTPYSKYPGTIRDISFWLPGKGDEELHTNDLMEIVRANAGDIAESVKLIDEFVHPKTGNKSQCYRVNYQSMDRTVTNDEVNRLHEKTRRDLVDKFGIKLR, from the coding sequence ATGCTCTCTTTAAAATCCTCTTTAAGAGGCCTGTTGGATATTTCGTCCCCCGCTGCTTTCGTTGCTTTCGCTGCTCATCGATCTGTCTCTTCTACCACCAAACCCTCCAAGATCACTGTACTAGGAGAAACCTTTAAAACAGACAATTGGACTAATGCTACGCCTCAAATTCTTAATTTAGTGGGCCGAGACCTTTACAAGAATCCTGATCATCCCGTTGGGATCCTCAAGAATCTCGTCGAGAAACGGTTTCAAGGCCTAGATTACACCTTCTACGATGACTTTAAGCCGGTGGTGTCCACCTATGAAAATTTCGACGTTTTAGGATTCCCCCAAGATCATCCGGGTCGATCTGTTCATGATTCTTATTATTTAGATTCGAAACATTTACTCAGAACTCATACTTCTGCTCATGAGCATCAATGTTTCCAAAGATGCCATACACCAGGTTACTTCATCACTGGTGATGTGTATAGACGTGACGAAATCGACCGTACACATTATCCTGTCTTCCACCAGATGGAAGGTGCTCGTCATTGGTCGCGCAAAGATTTTATTACTGGGGAAGAATTGCTGGCCCAGATACAATCTGATATAGATGCTATCCCTAAAACATCCCAGAAAGATCTGATTGTCAAAGATGTTAGCTACGATGCCGTGAAGAATCCCAAGCAAAAGTACATGACAATGAAGGAAACAGATTTAATTGGCCAAcatttgaaaagaactaTCGAATTGGTTGTCAGCGAAGTATTCAATGCTGCTAAAATTGCTGCAAAGAAGGCCGGATCCACGGAACAATACTTGAATGAACCTTTAAAAATTCGGTGGGTCGAAGCTTATTTCCCTTGGACTTCACCATCGTGGGAAATCGAGGTTTGGTGGAAAGGAGAGTGGCTAGAATGCTGTGGGTGTGGTGTAGTTAGAGAGGAGGTGTTTCAAAATTCAGGGAAGGGTAGCGATACAGTTGGCTGGGCCTTTGGAATAGGCTTGGATAGAATTGCCATGCTTTTATTTGATATTCCAGATATCCGTTTATTCTGGACCTTAGATTCACGATTTAAAAATCAGTTCCACGAGGGACAAATCTCATTATTCACACCTTATTCTAAGTATCCTGGAACTATTAGAGATATTTCGTTCTGGTTACCGGGAAAgggagatgaagaattgcATACTAACGATCTTATGGAAATAGTTAGAGCCAATGCTGGTGATATTGCAGAGAGTGTTAAGCTCATAGACGAGTTTGTTCATCCAAAAACAGGTAACAAATCTCAATGTTACCGTGTAAATTACCAGTCCATGGATAGAACGGTCACCAACGACGAGGTTAATAGATTACATGAGAAAACCAGACGGGATTTGGTTGATAAATTTGGAATTAAGCTACGTTGA
- a CDS encoding uncharacterized protein (BUSCO:EOG09341B7K~EggNog:ENOG41) yields MPKLLILYGSETGNAQDFAETLALNCKYHRYEPTVAAMDDFPPKGLLDYHVLIVICSTAGQGELPLNSRHFWKFLLRKKLPSDLLSHIKFSTFGLGDSSYSRYNWAVRKIHARLLQLGAREFSPRGECDDQSAEGPEAYYAAWSELILKNLPALYPGNDKLTEQPIDEDVVLAPSFRIEIQTNKFKKLTDTELKQIAFNRASICNGGSLDQFEVTQNDRLTSDDHFQDVRKVVLRRKDGMPLKYSPGDTIALYPTNDARSVDALIKLQGWDDIADYPIKIETVTGSGRQVSIPGGLIKKLTLRSFITHHLDIMSVPRRSFFMQIRHFVSDEREKEKLIEFCSLEEAQQLYDYADRPRRSILEVVQEFFSLKIPVEYLLDVFPLIKPRLFSISSRNDNVQLELTIAIVEYKTIIRRLRRGLCTRWIKTLVCGDNIVGAIKYNRTKYGLDNLAPIVLAYTGTGVAPVKNFVETELAKKQHRLMYVFSGNRYPEKDYLYGDLWKEWEEKGQITVYRTFSRDPEYAKKGYHYIYDRLYKEKQLVNDLLVKQGGVFYLCGSSGKMPTQVRITMEMIFGEENAWNKAEAKEYLSKMESSNRYIQDTW; encoded by the coding sequence ATGCCCAAACTTCTCATATTGTATGGCTCAGAAACGGGAAATGCTCAGGATTTTGCGGAAACCTTGGCTCTCAATTGTAAGTACCATAGATATGAGCCAACTGTGGCAGCCATGGATGACTTCCCTCCAAAGGGACTTCTAGATTATCATGTTTTGATTGTTATATGTTCGACAGCCGGCCAGGGAGAGTTACCCCTCAATTCTAGGCATTTCTGGaaattccttcttcgcAAAAAGCTCCCCAGTGATCTTCTCAGTCACATCAAATTCAGCACCTTCGGACTTGGTGATTCGTCCTATTCTCGATATAATTGGGCAGTTCGAAAGATTCATGCtcgacttcttcaattggGCGCTCGAGAATTCAGTCCTCGTGGTGAGTGTGACGATCAGTCTGCTGAGGGTCCAGAGGCCTACTATGCCGCGTGGTCTGAATTGATACTAAAGAATCTACCGGCACTTTATCCAGGAAATGACAAATTGACTGAACAACCAATTGACGAAGACGTTGTATTAGCTCCATCTTTCCGCATCGAGATTCAAACTAACAAGTTCAAGAAACTGACTGATACGGAACTCAAGCAAATTGCATTTAACAGAGCTTCGATCTGTAATGGAGGCTCTCTAGATCAGTTCGAAGTAACTCAAAACGATCGACTCACATCAGATGATCATTTCCAAGATGTTCGGAAAGTTGTGTTGCGTAGAAAAGATGGAATGCCTTTGAAGTACTCTCCTGGTGATACCATTGCACTTTATCCTACCAATGATGCTAGGAGTGTAGATGCCTTAATTAAGCTTCAAGGATGGGACGATATTGCTGATTATCCAATAAAGATAGAGACCGTGACAGGTTCTGGTAGACAAGTATCTATTCCCGGTGGTcttatcaagaaattgactCTTAGATCGTTTATCACCCACCATTTGGATATTATGTCAGTTCCTAGACGATCTTTTTTCATGCAAATACGTCATTTTGTATCAGATGAACgggaaaaggaaaaattgaTAGAGTTTTGCTCTTTAGAAGAGGCCCAACAGCTGTATGATTATGCTGATagaccaagaagatcaattttGGAAGTGGTTCAGGaattcttctccttgaagaTTCCTGTCGAATACTTACTGGATGTGTTCCCATTGATTAAGCCAAGATTGTTTTCGATTTCATCCAGAAATGATAACGTTCAATTGGAGCTCACTATTGCCATTGTTGAGTATAAGACTATCATCAGAAGACTTAGAAGAGGTTTATGCACTCGATGGATCAAAACATTGGTTTGTGGTGATAATATTGTGGGAGCCATAAAATATAATAGGACCAAATATGGACTAGACAACTTAGCTCCCATTGTTTTGGCCTATACAGGAACAGGAGTGGCCCCTGTAAAGAATTTTGTGGAAACAGAACTAGCCAAAAAGCAACATCGATTAATGTATGTGTTCTCTGGAAACAGATATCCAGAAAAGGATTACTTGTATGGAGATTTATGGAAAGAATgggaagaaaaaggccAGATTACAGTCTACAGGACGTTTTCAAGAGATCCAGAGTATGCAAAGAAAGGATATCATTACATCTATGATCGTCTATATAAGGAGAAGCAATTGGTAAACGATTTGTTGGTAAAACAAGGAGGAGTGTTCTATTTATGTGGTTCTTCTGGAAAAATGCCCACCCAGGTCAGAATTACCATGGAGATGATATTTGGCGAAGAAAATGCTTGGAACAAGGCCGAAGCTAAGGAATATTTGAGTAAGAtggaatcttcaaatagGTATATACAGGATACTTGGTAG
- the TSR3 gene encoding ribosome biogenesis protein tsr3 (BUSCO:EOG09343IYM), with product MGKGKNKDKGDKPHHSDGHHHSVTHSRRQEVKHGGKKVDFPCKLAMWDFGHCDPKRCSGKKMERLGLIRDLRIGQKFHGVVVTPNATGVVCPDDEEIVLKNGIAVVECSWARLDEVPFNKIGGHNERLLPYLIAANPVNYGKPLRLNCVEAIAACLAIVGKEDWALDLLKHFSWGPVFLSVNKDILALYRKCTDQESVLKAQKDYLETVDKEREERRKHRGDIDVWEMGNPNHVEEDESDEEISALIDNDTPNTTQIITAVNNLSI from the coding sequence ATGGGAAAGGGgaaaaataaagataaagGTGACAAACCACATCATTCTGATGGACATCATCATAGTGTAACTCATAGCAGAAGACAGGAAGTGAAGCATGGAGGAAAAAAGGTGGACTTCCCATGCAAACTAGCTATGTGGGATTTCGGACACTGTGATCCTAAGAGATGCAGTGGCAAGAAAATGGAACGGCTAGGATTAATTAGAGATTTAAGAATCGGACAGAAGTTTCATGGAGTTGTTGTGACACCAAATGCCACGGGAGTGGTATGCCccgatgatgaagagatcgtattgaagaatggaataGCAGTGGTTGAATGTTCGTGGGCTCGATTAGACGAAGTTCCATTTAATAAAATCGGAGGACATAACGAGAGATTATTACCGTATCTTATAGCCGCCAATCCTGTTAATTATGGAAAGCCATTGCGGTTGAACTGCGTTGAAGCCATCGCTGCTTGTCTTGCCATTGtaggaaaagaagactGGGCATTGGATCTTTTAAAACACTTTTCCTGGGGTCCTGTTTTTTTGTCAGTGAATAAGGATATATTGGCTCTTTATCGGAAGTGTACAGATCAGGAGAGTGTTTTGAAGGCTCAAAAGGATTATTTGGAGACCGTTGATAAGgaaagagaggaaagaaggaagcaTAGAGGGGATATAGATGTATGGGAAATGGGGAACCCTAACCATGTAGAGGAAGACGAATCGGACGAAGAGATCTCTGCCTTAATAGACAACGACACCCCGAACACTACGCAAATTATCACCGCCGTTAATAATCTCTCCATATAG
- a CDS encoding uncharacterized protein (BUSCO:EOG0934324F) encodes MLITTERILKSSKAIIADFINRKDNRFNVLIEKHKAFVLVTCFNIKCTNKEIASLVIKFLSESLSKGDVPADNKDSLEFAIESIGEAYGVEKGDVDNILGDKFDKKGLSELIESALATKSHSNTEKSTTGRTNAPSSSSNGREKVSEETKQRAEAHKLEGNKAMARRDFEEAISNYTKAIELDSTNAVYLSNRAAAYSSIRSHELALEDAKKAIEVNPDYAKAWSRMGLAKYAMGDAQGAMEAYEQGMKVEGDKHSPAMQKGFETAKKRVTEKMASGLGSVDEPKGTSASSSDSATATDAGSAANPLAGLGGLGGLLNNPQVMQAAQKMMQNPDALKNLMNNPQLRQMAQSMGLGGDAAGTAGATSAAGSTDSADATGATNATGTPSLNDLMNNPMLRNLANQFMNNKGNQDQQQ; translated from the exons ATGTTGATCACAACTGAAAGAATTCTCAAGAGTTCAAAGGCAATCATTGCTGACTTCATTAACAGGAAGGATAATCGCTTCAATGTAT TAATTGAGAAACATAAGGCTTTCGTGCTTGTCACGTGTTTCAATATCAAGTGCACAAA TAAGGAAATTGCCAGTCTTGTGATTAAGTTTCTTAGTGAGTCACTCTCCAAGGGAGATGTGCCTGCTGATAATAAGGATTCATTAGAATTCGCCATAGAAAGTATAGGTGAGGCATATGGAGTGGAGAAGGGCGATGTGGACAACATTTTAGGTGATAAGTTTGATAAAAAGGGTCTCTCTGAATTGATTGAAAGTGCATTAGCCACAAAATCTCACAGTAATACCGAGAAATCTACCACTGGTAGAACTAATgctccatcttcatcatccaatggACGTGAAAAAGTGTCTGAGGAGACAAAACAGAGAGCCGAGGCTCACAAGCTTGAAGGAAACAAAGCCATGGCCCGGagagattttgaagaagctaTTAGTAATTATACCAAGGCTATAGAGCTTGATTCGACCAATGCGGTGTATCTATCGAACCGTGCAGCGGCTTATTCTTCGATTAGAAGTCATGAATTGGCTCTTGAGGATGCTAAGAAGGCCATTGAAGTTAATCCGGATTATGCCAAAGCATGGTCTCGTATGGGCCTTGCAAAATACGCCATGGGAGATGCTCAAGGGGCTATGGAGGCCTATGAACAAGGAATGAAGGTTGAAGGTGACAAACATTCGCCTGCTATGCAGAAGGGCTTTGAAACtgccaagaagagagttACCGAGAAAATGGCCAGTGGTTTAGGAAGTGTTGACGAGCCTAAGGGAACCTCTGCTTCTTCGTCAGATTCTGCCACTGCTACTGATGCCGGTTCTGCTGCCAATCCACTGGCAGGTCTCGGTGGACTTGGCGGACTTCTCAACAACCCTCAGGTTATGCAAGCTGCTCAAAAGATGATGCAGAATCCTGATGCTCTCAAAAATCTCATGAATAATCCTCAACTCAGACAAATGGCTCAGAGTATGGGTCTGGGAGGTGATGCTGCAGGTACAGCTGGCGCTACTAGTGCTGCTGGCTCTACGGATTCTGCAGATGCAACGGGCGCTACGAATGCCACTGGAACTCCTAGTCTGAATGATTTGATGAATAATCCTATGCTTCGTAACCTCGCCAATCAATTCATGAACAACAAAGGTAACCAGGATCAGCAACAATGA